Proteins from a genomic interval of Thunnus thynnus chromosome 5, fThuThy2.1, whole genome shotgun sequence:
- the LOC137182451 gene encoding uncharacterized protein, with protein sequence MSDSGRTFLDVAIMEALPELQVVNKNILEEHLQSIGVETYDDLRFVTEADLMTVLRPVQARKLLSVWKQKYQTPENSSLSSVEASPTQLLSSLSVSPQSSSSTSSSSLGLDTQWEDNFEIPWSKFPEEVMDSLERGKRPGPKLRRQMVRIVVTEMMEKCPHVGKKHSTDVAKQMVAKYPNSLQDVIEGDIVGTGYHSLVKQLQNRIENVRRTSTPKIRKRKHQADDSDHTDEIPLEERAAMQDTYGCIKWNVKFLPREETQESQHQKKEKLKEMFQQSDANPEEVKCLMKSTFYTQRQHVNQGKSIKSLREEWPFWFDELGMSVHFKELTGIDLKETFTRNLDLKGKRLLNYMTTVYVTKSNKFLQTYARLQRMRGQQSGCSDDVKEMVLLLLSYFDEKEESMFFHVEDTCLAEEVQLEQVPLTPAVIVCGQSCYSSTRYMLSLDRNLINTNISSFISALCLMFGSYFCFNIHYPSELASTLEFLQRCFFSINPEKGTKVENKNSKRRLNLNPRVLTLIQDLSDHEWR encoded by the exons ATGAGTGACTCAGGGCGAACCTTCCTAGATGTCGCCATCATGGAAGCCCTACCAGAACTTCAagtagtaaacaaaaacatcctgGAAGAGCACTTGCAGTCCATTGGAGTCGAGACGTATGATGATCTACGCTTCGTAACGGAGGCTGATTTGATGACAGTATTAAGACCTGTACAAGCCAGAAAGCTTCTTTCTGTTTGGAAACAGAAAT acCAAACTCCCGAGAACAGCTCACTATCATCTGTGGAAGCCTCACCTACCCAACTGCTGTCATCGCTCTCTGTTTCACCCCAAAGTTCATCGTCAACCTCCTCCAGCAGCCTAGGACTTGACACACAGTGGGAAGACAACTTTGAAATTCCATGGAGTAAATTTCCTGAGGAAGTGATGGATTCTTTGGAGAGGGGAAAAAGGCCAGGCCCAAAACTGAGGAGGCAAATGGTCCGGATTGTTGTGACTGAGATGATGGAAAAATGCCCCCATGTAGGTAAAAAGCATTCAACTGATGTTGCAAAGCAAATGGTGGCAAAATATCCCAATTCTCTGCAAGATGTAATAGAGGGCGATATTGTTGGAACAGGCTACCATTCCCTTGtaaaacagctgcaaaacagAATCGAAAATGTGAGGCGCACTTCAACAcccaaaataagaaaaagaaaacatcaggcTGATGACTCAGACCACACAGATGAGATCCCATTAGAAGAGAGAGCAGCAATGCAGGACACTTACGGATGCATTAAATGGAATGTGAAATTTCTGCCCCGTGAAGAAACTCAAGAGAGCCAGCAccaaaagaaggaaaaactcAAGGAGATGTTCCAACAATCTGATGCCAATCCAGAGGAGGTAAAATGTCTAATGAAGTCCACTTTTTACACACAGCGTCAACATGTCAACCAGGGAAAAAGTATCAAAAGCCTTCGAGAGGAGTGGCCATTTTGGTTTGACGAACTTGGCATGTCGGTCCACTTCAAGGAACTCACTGGGATTGACCTCAAAGAGACATTCACGCGAAATTTGGATTTGAAGGGAAAAAGGCTTCTCAACTACATGACCACAGTTTATGTCACCAAGAGTAATAAGTTCCTTCAGACTTATGCAAGGCTTCAGAGGATGCGGGGACAGCAGAGTGGCTGCTCAGATGATGTGAAAGAGATGGTCCTGCTTCTGCTCAGCTACTTTGATGAGAAGGAGGAGTCCATGTTCTTCCATGTAGAAGATACCTGTCTGGCAGAAGAGGTCCAACTGGAGCAAGTGCCTCTGACACCTGCTGTTATTGTCTGTG GACAGTCCTGCTATTCCTCAACAAGGTACAtgctgagtctggatcggaacctcatcaacacaaacatctcctccttcatttCTGCATTGTGCCTCATGTTCGGGAGCTACTTCTGTTTCAACATCCATTATCCATCTGAGCTGGCTTCAACTCTGGAGTTTCTTCAAAG GTGTTTTTTCTCGATAAACCCAGAAAAAGGAACTAAGGTGGAGAATAAAAACTCGAAGCGTCGTCTCAATCTGAACCCTCGAGTCCTCACCCTGATCCAGGACCTCTCCGATCACGAGTGGCGTTAA